One Caretta caretta isolate rCarCar2 chromosome 8, rCarCar1.hap1, whole genome shotgun sequence DNA window includes the following coding sequences:
- the CMPK1 gene encoding UMP-CMP kinase: MFCRCPLVVAARLSPRARCLRTAAAPRRRRLLLLMKPLVVFVLGGPGAGKGTQCARIVEKYGYTHLSAGDLLRDERKRPGSQYGELIEKYIKEGAIVPVEITISLLKRAMDQTMAANVQKYKFLIDGFPRNEDNLQGWNKTMDGKADVSFVLFFDCDNEICIGRCLERGKSSGRSDDNRESLEKRLHTYLQSTKPIIDQYEKMGKVRKVDASKSVDEVFGKVVNIFDKEG; encoded by the exons ATGTTCTGTCGCTGCCCGCTGGTGGTAGCGGCTCGCCTCAGCCCTCGCGCTCGCTGCCTCCGAACCGCCGCCgccccgcgccgccgccgcctcctcctcctcatgaaGCCGCTGGTTGTGTTCGTCCTGGGCGGGCCCGGGGCTGGCAAGGGGACCCAATGCGCCCGCATCGTGGAG AAATATGGGTACACCCACCTTTCTGCAGGCGATCTCCTTCGAGATGAACGAAAAAGACCAGGCTCTCAGTATGGAGAACtaattgaaaaatatattaaagaggGAGCAATCGTACCAGTTGAGATTACTATCAGCTTGTTGAAGAGG GCTATGGATCAAACAATGGCTGCCAATGTCCAAAAGTACAAATTCTTGATTGATGGATTCCCCAGGAATGAAGACAATCTTCAAGGCTGGAATAAAACTATGGATGGAAAGGCAGAcgtgtcttttgttctgtttttcgaCTGTGACAATGAG ATATGTATTGGCCGCTGCCTTGAAAGAGGAAAGAGCAGTGGTAGGAGTGATGACAACCGAGAGAGTCTAGAAAAGAG ACTTCACACATACCTGCAGTCAACTAAGCCCATAATAGACCAATATGAGAAAATGGGAAAAGTCAGGAAAGTGGATGCCTCTAAATCTGTTGATGAA